The following proteins are co-located in the Billgrantia tianxiuensis genome:
- a CDS encoding LacI family DNA-binding transcriptional regulator, producing MPARPSRHATILEVAREAGASKTSVSRYFGGERERLSPALRQRIGEAARRLGYRPNQIARGLKGGRSRLLGMLVADIRNPYSIAVMHGVEQACREHGYSLLVANTDNDPVQERTHLSLLASYRVEGLVINAAGRPTRELQAMAEQGLPLVLLDRWLESFGADGVGLDNALAIDMAVDHLSEQGYRHLLFLSEPVGLASPRQQRWQRFEQRLSEEPVLHGERHDPTLDGTAVSAIISAFLARAGRPAAVLCANGNVTLAATRALQALGIRLGEVGLLGIDELDWCSLVPPGITTLAQPTEAIGRVAVQQLLARLDGSGPTSPPRHVLFPPTLIERGSTRFAACDIDNANI from the coding sequence ATGCCTGCTCGACCTAGCCGGCACGCCACCATTCTCGAAGTGGCACGCGAGGCCGGCGCCTCCAAGACCAGTGTGTCGCGCTACTTCGGCGGCGAGCGTGAGCGGCTCTCTCCAGCACTGCGCCAGCGCATCGGCGAGGCCGCACGCCGGCTCGGCTATCGCCCCAACCAGATCGCCCGAGGTCTCAAGGGCGGCCGCTCGCGGCTGCTCGGCATGCTGGTGGCCGATATCCGCAACCCCTATTCGATTGCGGTGATGCATGGCGTCGAGCAGGCCTGCCGCGAGCATGGCTATTCGCTGCTGGTGGCCAATACCGACAACGACCCAGTGCAGGAGCGCACTCACCTGTCGTTGCTCGCCTCCTACCGGGTCGAGGGGCTGGTGATCAACGCCGCAGGCCGCCCCACCCGTGAGCTTCAGGCCATGGCCGAGCAGGGCCTGCCGCTGGTCCTGCTCGACCGCTGGCTGGAATCATTCGGGGCGGACGGGGTCGGGCTCGACAACGCACTCGCCATCGACATGGCGGTCGATCACCTGAGCGAGCAGGGCTATCGTCACCTGCTCTTTCTCAGCGAGCCGGTCGGGCTGGCCAGCCCTCGCCAGCAGCGCTGGCAGCGTTTCGAGCAGCGCCTGTCCGAAGAGCCGGTCCTCCACGGCGAACGTCATGACCCGACACTCGACGGCACCGCAGTGAGTGCGATCATCTCAGCGTTCCTTGCCCGAGCCGGCCGGCCCGCCGCAGTGCTGTGCGCCAACGGCAACGTGACCCTGGCCGCGACCCGCGCCCTGCAGGCACTGGGGATACGCCTGGGCGAGGTCGGCCTGCTGGGGATCGACGAACTCGACTGGTGCAGCCTCGTGCCGCCCGGCATCACCACCCTGGCCCAGCCCACCGAGGCCATTGGCCGTGTAGCCGTTCAGCAACTGCTGGCGCGGCTCGATGGCAGCGGGCCGACATCGCCGCCACGCCACGTCCTGTTCCCGCCGACACTGATCGAGCGCGGCTCGACCCGCTTCGCGGCTTGCGACATCGACAATGCCAACATCTGA
- the fba gene encoding class II fructose-bisphosphate aldolase (catalyzes the reversible aldol condensation of dihydroxyacetonephosphate and glyceraldehyde 3-phosphate in the Calvin cycle, glycolysis, and/or gluconeogenesis) → MALISMRQMLDHAAERGYGIPAFNVNNLEQMRAIMEAADATDSPVIVQASAGARKYAGAPFLRHLILAAVEEFPHIPVVMHQDHGTSPAVCQRSIQLGFSSVMMDGSLGEDGKTPMDYDYNVDVTRRTVEMAHACGVSVEGELGCLGSLETGMAGEEDGIGAEGVLSHDQLLTDPEEAAEFVKATQVDALAIAIGTSHGAYKFTKPPTGDTLSIQRIKEIHARIPDTHLVMHGSSSVPQEWLAVINEFGGEIPETYGVPVEEIVEGIKHGVRKVNIDTDLRLASTGAVRRFLAKNPSEFDPRKYLKETVTAMRDVCIARYEAFGTAGNASRIKPISLEAMYERYARGELDPKVK, encoded by the coding sequence ATGGCACTGATCAGCATGCGCCAGATGCTGGACCACGCCGCCGAGCGCGGCTACGGCATTCCGGCATTCAACGTCAACAACCTCGAGCAGATGCGCGCCATCATGGAAGCGGCCGACGCAACCGATTCACCGGTCATCGTCCAGGCCTCTGCCGGTGCGCGCAAGTACGCTGGCGCGCCCTTCCTTCGCCATCTCATCCTGGCCGCGGTGGAGGAGTTTCCCCACATTCCGGTGGTCATGCACCAGGATCACGGCACCTCGCCGGCAGTGTGCCAGCGCTCGATCCAGCTCGGCTTCTCCTCAGTAATGATGGACGGCTCGCTGGGCGAGGACGGCAAGACCCCGATGGACTACGACTACAACGTCGACGTCACCCGCCGCACCGTCGAGATGGCCCATGCCTGCGGCGTCTCGGTGGAGGGCGAACTGGGCTGCCTGGGCAGCCTGGAGACCGGCATGGCCGGTGAAGAGGACGGTATCGGCGCCGAAGGCGTGCTCTCCCACGACCAACTGCTGACCGATCCGGAAGAGGCCGCCGAATTCGTCAAGGCGACCCAGGTCGACGCCCTGGCCATCGCCATCGGCACCAGCCACGGCGCCTACAAGTTCACCAAGCCGCCCACCGGCGACACGCTGTCGATTCAGCGTATCAAGGAGATCCACGCGCGCATCCCCGACACCCACCTGGTAATGCACGGCTCCTCCTCGGTGCCCCAGGAGTGGCTCGCCGTCATCAACGAGTTCGGCGGCGAAATTCCCGAAACCTACGGCGTGCCGGTCGAGGAGATCGTCGAGGGCATCAAGCACGGCGTGCGCAAGGTCAACATCGATACCGACCTGCGCCTGGCCTCCACCGGTGCGGTGCGCCGCTTCCTGGCCAAGAACCCCAGCGAGTTCGACCCGCGCAAGTACCTCAAGGAAACCGTGACCGCGATGCGCGACGTCTGTATCGCCCGCTACGAGGCCTTCGGCACCGCCGGCAACGCTAGCCGCATCAAGCCGATCAGCCTCGAAGCAATGTACGAGCGCTACGCCCGCGGCGAGCTGGACCCCAAGGTGAAGTAA
- a CDS encoding phosphoglycerate kinase, translating to MNVLKMTDLDLRGKRVLIREDLNVPVKHGKVSSDARLRASLPTIQAAMEAGAKVMLMSHLGRPTEGEPATEFSLAPVAERLGELLGRPVRLVEQYLDTAQDLADGEVVLLENVRFNQGEKKDDETLAQQYAALCDIYVMDAFGTAHRAQASTHGVARFAPQACAGPLLAAELDALEKALATPKRPMVAIVGGSKVSTKLEVLNALSDKCDQLIVGGGIANTFIAAAGHNVGKSLYEADLVEQAKALMAKVAIPLPTDVVVATEFSESAEAVVKPVDQVNDDEMILDIGPDTAGRLAGLLKDAGTILWNGPVGVFEIDQFGHGTEALSRAIAESNGFSIAGGGDTLAAIDKYDIAEQVSYISTGGGAFLEYVEGKVLPAVKALEDAAAR from the coding sequence ATGAACGTGCTCAAGATGACCGACCTCGACCTGCGCGGCAAGCGTGTGCTGATCCGCGAGGACCTGAACGTACCCGTCAAGCACGGCAAGGTGAGCAGCGACGCCCGCCTGCGGGCCAGCCTGCCGACCATCCAGGCCGCCATGGAGGCCGGCGCCAAGGTGATGCTGATGAGCCACCTGGGGCGCCCGACCGAAGGCGAACCGGCCACGGAGTTCTCGCTGGCCCCGGTGGCCGAGCGCCTCGGCGAACTGCTCGGTCGCCCGGTGCGGCTGGTCGAGCAGTACCTCGACACCGCCCAGGACCTGGCCGACGGCGAGGTGGTGCTGCTCGAGAACGTGCGCTTCAACCAGGGCGAGAAGAAGGACGACGAAACCCTCGCCCAGCAGTACGCCGCGTTGTGCGACATCTACGTGATGGACGCCTTCGGCACCGCCCACCGCGCCCAGGCCTCGACCCACGGCGTGGCGCGCTTCGCTCCCCAGGCCTGCGCCGGTCCGCTGCTGGCCGCCGAACTCGACGCCCTGGAGAAGGCCCTGGCCACGCCCAAGCGGCCGATGGTCGCCATCGTCGGCGGCTCCAAGGTCTCGACCAAGCTCGAGGTGCTCAACGCTCTCTCCGACAAGTGCGACCAGCTCATCGTCGGTGGCGGCATCGCCAACACCTTCATCGCCGCAGCGGGCCACAACGTCGGCAAGTCGCTGTATGAGGCCGACCTAGTCGAGCAGGCCAAGGCGCTGATGGCCAAGGTGGCGATCCCGCTGCCCACCGACGTAGTGGTGGCCACCGAGTTCTCCGAGTCGGCCGAGGCCGTGGTCAAGCCGGTCGACCAGGTGAATGATGACGAAATGATCCTCGACATCGGCCCCGACACCGCCGGGCGGCTCGCCGGCCTGCTCAAGGACGCCGGCACCATCCTGTGGAACGGTCCGGTGGGCGTGTTCGAGATCGACCAGTTCGGCCACGGCACCGAGGCGCTGTCGCGCGCCATCGCCGAGAGCAACGGCTTCTCCATCGCCGGCGGCGGCGACACCCTGGCCGCCATCGACAAGTACGACATTGCGGAGCAGGTCTCCTACATCTCCACCGGCGGCGGCGCCTTCCTCGAGTACGTCGAGGGCAAGGTGCTGCCGGCCGTGAAGGCCCTGGAGGACGCCGCCGCACGCTGA
- a CDS encoding type I glyceraldehyde-3-phosphate dehydrogenase, with translation MAQRIAINGYGRIGQCVLRALLERQSNRAGEPALEVVAINELSDLDTIAYLTRYDTTHGRFPGHVATAEGRLIVDGQPIEILTETEPSHLPWGELGIDLVLECSGSFKDRATAERHLDAGAGRLLFSQPAESDVDATIVCGINDDELRSGHRIVSAASCTTNCLVPVLTVLDEALGIEHGVTTTIHSAMNDQPVIDAYHQTDLRLTRSAMHSIVPVDTSLARGINRLMPHLAGRFECLHVRVPTINVSAMDMAICVRRDTSVAEVNALLREACEGPLAGLLGYTEEPMASVDFNHDPRSGIVDATQTRVAGERLIKLLCWFDNEWGFANRMLDVAQRLAALPAVSR, from the coding sequence ATGGCCCAGCGAATCGCCATCAACGGTTACGGTCGTATCGGCCAGTGCGTGTTGCGCGCACTGCTGGAGCGCCAGTCGAATCGCGCCGGCGAACCGGCACTGGAAGTGGTGGCAATCAATGAGCTCTCCGACCTCGACACCATCGCCTACCTGACCCGCTACGACACTACCCATGGTCGTTTCCCGGGCCACGTGGCCACCGCCGAAGGCCGTCTGATCGTCGATGGCCAACCCATCGAGATACTGACCGAGACGGAACCTAGCCACTTGCCCTGGGGTGAGCTCGGCATCGATCTGGTGCTGGAGTGCTCGGGCAGCTTCAAGGACCGCGCCACCGCCGAACGTCACCTGGATGCCGGCGCCGGCCGCCTGCTGTTCTCCCAGCCCGCCGAAAGCGACGTCGACGCCACCATCGTCTGCGGCATCAACGACGACGAGCTGCGCAGCGGACACCGTATCGTCTCGGCGGCATCGTGCACCACCAACTGTCTAGTGCCGGTGCTCACCGTGCTCGACGAGGCGCTGGGCATCGAACACGGTGTGACCACCACCATCCACTCGGCAATGAACGACCAGCCGGTGATCGATGCCTACCACCAGACCGACCTGCGCCTGACGCGCTCGGCGATGCACTCCATCGTGCCCGTCGACACCAGCCTGGCGCGCGGCATCAACCGCCTGATGCCGCACCTGGCCGGGCGCTTCGAGTGCCTGCACGTGCGGGTGCCGACGATCAACGTCTCGGCCATGGACATGGCGATCTGCGTACGCCGCGACACCTCGGTCGCCGAGGTCAACGCACTGCTGCGCGAGGCCTGTGAGGGCCCGCTGGCGGGCCTGCTCGGCTACACCGAGGAACCCATGGCCTCGGTCGACTTCAACCACGACCCCCGCTCGGGTATCGTTGACGCCACTCAGACCCGGGTGGCGGGAGAACGCCTGATCAAGCTGCTGTGCTGGTTCGACAACGAGTGGGGCTTCGCCAACCGCATGCTCGATGTCGCCCAGCGCCTGGCGGCCCTGCCCGCGGTCTCCCGCTGA
- a CDS encoding Hsp20/alpha crystallin family protein — MFGDLKRFDTGVSPGADWFRQWLDELFSEEGAADIRSVPRGSFPLINVGRTDDAVRVYVLAAGLSNEDLEISVQDNVLTLRGRRDALPRDDDSDHKRPSFRRERFDGEFVRSIGLPDGIDVERAEARCRNGVFEIHLPKREELKPRRIEIQAA, encoded by the coding sequence ATGTTCGGAGATCTCAAGCGTTTCGATACCGGCGTCTCGCCGGGGGCGGACTGGTTCCGCCAGTGGCTCGACGAGCTCTTTTCAGAGGAGGGTGCAGCGGACATCCGCTCGGTGCCGCGCGGCAGCTTCCCGTTGATCAACGTCGGGCGCACCGATGACGCCGTTCGTGTCTACGTCCTCGCGGCCGGCCTGTCCAACGAGGATCTGGAGATCAGTGTGCAGGACAACGTGCTGACCCTGCGGGGACGGCGTGACGCCCTGCCGCGCGACGACGACAGCGATCACAAGCGGCCCAGCTTCCGTCGCGAGCGCTTCGACGGCGAGTTCGTGCGCTCCATCGGCCTGCCCGATGGCATCGACGTCGAACGCGCCGAGGCGCGTTGCCGCAACGGCGTATTCGAGATCCATCTGCCCAAGCGTGAGGAACTCAAGCCGCGTCGCATCGAGATCCAGGCGGCATGA
- a CDS encoding Hsp20/alpha crystallin family protein, whose translation MNEVTRHETQAGVPGRERRGLAMRPPVDIYEEDNALFVVADMPGVARDGLNVEVDGNLLSIEGEIRIDMPEGITATYAEVQAQRYARRFTLSHEIDTAAIEARLENGVLQLRLPKKEKHRSRRIEIKAA comes from the coding sequence ATGAACGAAGTCACTCGTCATGAGACGCAGGCCGGCGTGCCGGGACGCGAGCGGCGTGGCTTGGCGATGCGGCCGCCCGTGGATATCTACGAGGAGGACAATGCCCTGTTCGTGGTTGCCGATATGCCCGGTGTCGCGCGCGATGGCCTGAACGTGGAGGTCGATGGCAACCTGCTGAGCATCGAGGGTGAGATTCGCATCGACATGCCCGAAGGCATCACCGCGACCTACGCGGAGGTTCAGGCCCAGCGCTATGCGCGGCGCTTCACGCTCAGCCACGAGATCGACACCGCCGCTATCGAGGCGCGTCTGGAGAACGGCGTGCTCCAGCTGCGGTTGCCGAAGAAGGAGAAGCATAGAAGCCGGCGGATCGAGATCAAAGCGGCATAG
- the tkt gene encoding transketolase, which translates to MPSRFELANAIRALSMDAVQKAKSGHPGAPMGMADIAEVLWNDYLKHNPNDPKWPDRDRFVLSNGHGSMLLYSLLHLTGYELELEQLRNFRQLHSKTAGHPEFGYAPGVETTTGPLGQGLANAVGMAIAEKTLAAQFNRPGHTIVDHNTYCFVGDGCMMEGISHEVCSLAGTLGLGKLTVFYDDNGISIDGEVEGWFTDDTAKRFEAYGWHVVPNVDGHDPEQIKAAIELARSHEEKPSLIVCKTIIGFGAPNKQGKEECHGAPLGDEEVAAARKQLDWPHAPFHVPEPVYQGWDARERGKSQQDEWQTRFDRYRDEHPELAKEFSRRTQCKLPAEITSEAFIEKMQQQGETIATRKASLLCLNELGPQLPELLGGSADLAPSNLTFWSGAKPISRENPGGNYLHYGVREFGMGAIMNGIVLHGGFIPYGATFLIFMEYMRNSVRMAALMGKRAIYVFTHDSIGLGEDGPTHQPIEQLTNLRSTPNLCTWRPCDAVETAAAWDAAIKRNSGPTALVLSRQNLPHQERSKQQLAEIQRGAYVLKECQGTPELILIATGSEVALAMEAAAELESQGRAVRVVSMPSAYRFDGQDAEYREKVLPRAVTKRIAIEAGHADYWYKYVGLDGRVIGMTTYGESAPAGDLFKHFGFTKENLLAQARELLG; encoded by the coding sequence ATGCCGTCCCGTTTCGAACTGGCCAATGCCATTCGCGCCCTGTCCATGGATGCCGTACAGAAGGCCAAGTCCGGCCATCCCGGCGCCCCGATGGGCATGGCCGACATCGCCGAAGTGCTGTGGAACGACTACCTCAAGCACAACCCCAACGACCCGAAATGGCCCGACCGCGACCGCTTCGTGCTGTCAAACGGCCACGGCTCGATGCTGCTCTATTCCCTGCTGCACCTGACCGGCTACGAGCTGGAGCTCGAGCAACTGCGCAACTTCCGCCAGCTGCACTCCAAGACCGCCGGCCACCCTGAGTTCGGCTACGCGCCCGGCGTCGAAACCACTACCGGTCCGCTGGGGCAGGGCCTGGCCAACGCCGTGGGCATGGCCATCGCCGAGAAGACCCTAGCCGCGCAGTTCAACCGCCCGGGGCACACCATCGTCGATCACAACACGTATTGCTTTGTCGGCGATGGCTGCATGATGGAAGGCATCTCCCATGAGGTGTGCTCGCTGGCCGGCACCCTGGGGTTGGGCAAGCTCACGGTGTTCTACGACGACAACGGCATTTCCATCGACGGCGAGGTCGAGGGCTGGTTCACCGACGACACCGCCAAGCGCTTCGAGGCCTATGGCTGGCACGTGGTGCCCAACGTCGACGGCCACGACCCCGAGCAGATCAAGGCCGCCATCGAGCTGGCACGCAGCCACGAAGAGAAGCCGAGCCTGATCGTCTGCAAGACCATCATCGGCTTCGGTGCACCCAACAAGCAGGGCAAGGAGGAGTGTCACGGCGCTCCGCTGGGCGACGAGGAAGTGGCCGCCGCGCGCAAGCAGCTCGACTGGCCCCACGCGCCTTTCCACGTGCCCGAGCCCGTCTACCAGGGTTGGGATGCTCGCGAGCGCGGCAAGTCGCAGCAGGACGAGTGGCAGACGCGCTTCGATCGCTACCGCGACGAACACCCCGAGCTTGCCAAGGAATTCAGCCGCCGCACCCAGTGCAAGCTGCCGGCGGAGATCACCAGTGAGGCCTTCATCGAGAAGATGCAGCAGCAGGGCGAGACCATCGCCACGCGCAAGGCATCGCTGCTGTGCCTCAACGAACTCGGCCCGCAGCTGCCCGAGCTGCTCGGCGGCAGCGCCGACCTGGCGCCCTCCAACCTGACCTTCTGGAGCGGCGCCAAGCCGATCTCGCGGGAGAATCCGGGCGGCAACTACCTGCACTACGGCGTGCGCGAGTTCGGCATGGGCGCGATCATGAACGGCATCGTGCTGCATGGCGGTTTTATTCCCTACGGCGCCACTTTCCTGATCTTCATGGAGTACATGCGCAACTCGGTGCGCATGGCGGCGCTGATGGGCAAGCGCGCCATCTACGTCTTCACCCACGACTCAATCGGCCTGGGCGAGGATGGCCCCACCCACCAGCCGATCGAGCAGCTGACCAACCTGCGCAGCACGCCCAACCTGTGCACCTGGCGCCCCTGCGACGCGGTGGAGACCGCTGCCGCCTGGGACGCGGCAATCAAGCGCAACTCCGGCCCCACCGCGCTGGTGCTGTCGCGCCAGAACCTGCCGCACCAGGAGCGCAGCAAGCAGCAGCTGGCCGAGATCCAGCGCGGTGCTTACGTCCTGAAGGAGTGCCAGGGCACCCCCGAGCTGATCCTGATCGCCACCGGCTCCGAGGTGGCGCTGGCCATGGAAGCCGCGGCCGAACTGGAGAGCCAGGGGCGCGCGGTGCGCGTGGTCTCGATGCCCTCGGCCTACCGCTTCGACGGCCAGGACGCCGAGTATCGTGAAAAGGTACTGCCGCGCGCGGTCACCAAGCGCATCGCCATCGAAGCCGGCCATGCCGACTACTGGTACAAGTACGTGGGCCTCGACGGTCGCGTGATCGGCATGACCACCTACGGTGAATCGGCCCCGGCGGGCGACCTGTTCAAGCACTTCGGCTTCACCAAGGAGAACCTGCTCGCGCAGGCCCGGGAGCTGCTGGGCTGA
- the metK gene encoding methionine adenosyltransferase: MSEYSLFTSESVSEGHPDKIADQISDAVLDAIIARDKHARVACETLVKTGVAIVAGEITTSAWVDLEELVRKVIIDIGYTSSEVGFDGETCGVLNLIGKQSVDIAQGVDRSKPEDQGAGDQGLMFGYATNETDSFMPAPIHYAHRLVERQAELRKHGLLPWLRPDAKSQITFRYDEAGQPCGVEAVVLSTQHAPEIDQEELRRMVKREIIEEVIPAEWLSESTKFHINPTGKFVIGGPVGDCGLTGRKIIVDTYGGMARHGGGAFSGKDPSKVDRSAAYAGRYVAKNIVAAGLADRCEIQVSYAIGVAEPTSVSINTFGTGKVDETRIIELVREHFDLRPFAITRMLDLLHPMYQLTAAYGHFGRDPFEASYHWTDTNGQEHTETFTAFPWERTDRAAALRQAAGL, translated from the coding sequence ATGAGCGAATACTCCCTGTTCACCTCCGAATCCGTGTCCGAAGGGCATCCGGACAAGATTGCCGACCAGATCTCCGATGCGGTGCTGGACGCCATCATTGCCCGTGACAAGCACGCCCGGGTGGCCTGCGAGACGCTGGTCAAGACCGGTGTGGCCATTGTCGCCGGCGAGATTACCACCTCGGCCTGGGTCGACCTGGAAGAGCTGGTGCGCAAGGTGATCATCGACATCGGCTACACCTCCTCGGAGGTGGGGTTCGACGGCGAGACCTGCGGCGTGCTCAACCTGATCGGCAAGCAGAGCGTGGACATCGCTCAGGGCGTGGATCGCAGCAAGCCGGAGGACCAGGGCGCGGGCGACCAGGGGCTGATGTTCGGCTACGCCACCAACGAGACCGACTCGTTCATGCCGGCGCCGATCCACTACGCCCATCGCCTGGTGGAGCGCCAGGCCGAGCTGCGCAAGCATGGCTTGCTGCCGTGGCTGCGTCCGGATGCCAAGAGCCAGATCACCTTCCGCTACGATGAGGCGGGTCAGCCCTGCGGCGTCGAGGCGGTGGTGCTGTCTACCCAGCACGCGCCGGAGATCGACCAGGAGGAGCTGCGGCGGATGGTCAAGCGCGAGATCATCGAAGAGGTGATCCCCGCCGAGTGGCTTTCCGAGTCGACCAAGTTCCACATCAATCCCACCGGCAAGTTCGTCATCGGCGGTCCGGTGGGCGACTGCGGCCTCACCGGGCGCAAGATCATCGTCGACACCTACGGCGGCATGGCGCGCCACGGCGGTGGTGCCTTCTCCGGCAAGGACCCCTCCAAGGTCGACCGCAGCGCGGCCTATGCCGGACGCTACGTGGCCAAGAACATCGTTGCCGCGGGGCTTGCCGATCGCTGCGAAATCCAGGTCTCCTACGCCATCGGCGTCGCCGAGCCGACGTCGGTGTCGATCAACACCTTCGGTACCGGCAAGGTGGACGAGACGCGCATCATCGAACTGGTGCGCGAGCACTTCGACCTGCGCCCCTTCGCCATTACCCGCATGCTCGACCTGCTGCACCCGATGTACCAGCTCACGGCAGCCTACGGTCATTTCGGCCGTGACCCCTTCGAGGCCAGTTATCACTGGACCGATACCAACGGTCAGGAGCACACCGAGACCTTCACCGCTTTCCCCTGGGAGCGCACCGACCGCGCCGCGGCGCTGCGTCAGGCCGCGGGCCTGTAA
- the ahcY gene encoding adenosylhomocysteinase, translating into MNQPAVSAATAQDFKVADISLADWGRREIRIAETEMPALMKIRAKYRDEQPLAGARIAGCIHMTIQTAVLIETLIDLGASVRWSSCNIFSTQDHAAAAIAAAGIPVFAWKGETEEEFWWCIEQTVEGPDGWTPNMVLDDGGDLTALLHDKRPELLDAIHGISEETTTGVHRLQEMLRDRTLKVPAINVNDAVTKSKNDNKYGCRHSLNDAIKRGLDHLLAGKQALVVGYGDVGKGSAASLRQEGMIVKIAEIDPICAMQACMDGYEVVSPYANGINRGQESVNRELLSRIDLVVTCTGNIQACDAAMLEALKPGAVVCNIGHFDNEIDTAYMRRHWHWEEVKPQVHKVYRDSTPGHYDPASSDYLLLLSEGRLVNLGNATGHPSRVMDGSFANQVLAQIHLYQQRFADLPPADKQGGLAVTVLPRHLDEEVARYMVEGFGGVLTRMTEQQAEYTGVPVEGPYKPDAYRY; encoded by the coding sequence ATGAACCAGCCCGCCGTTTCCGCCGCGACCGCGCAGGACTTCAAGGTTGCCGATATCAGCCTGGCCGATTGGGGGCGGCGCGAGATCCGCATCGCCGAGACCGAAATGCCGGCGCTGATGAAGATTCGTGCCAAGTATCGCGACGAGCAGCCGCTGGCCGGCGCTCGTATCGCCGGCTGTATCCACATGACCATCCAGACGGCGGTGCTGATCGAGACGCTGATCGATCTGGGCGCCTCGGTGCGCTGGTCCTCGTGCAACATCTTCTCGACCCAGGATCACGCCGCCGCTGCCATCGCCGCCGCCGGCATCCCGGTGTTCGCCTGGAAGGGCGAGACCGAGGAGGAGTTCTGGTGGTGCATCGAGCAGACCGTGGAGGGGCCCGACGGCTGGACGCCCAACATGGTGCTCGACGACGGCGGCGATCTCACCGCGCTGCTGCACGACAAGCGTCCCGAGCTGCTCGATGCCATCCACGGCATTTCCGAGGAGACCACCACCGGGGTGCATCGCCTGCAGGAGATGCTGCGCGATCGGACGCTCAAGGTGCCGGCGATCAATGTCAACGATGCCGTGACCAAGTCGAAGAACGACAACAAGTACGGCTGTCGTCACTCGCTCAACGACGCCATCAAGCGTGGTCTCGATCACCTGCTGGCGGGCAAGCAGGCGCTGGTGGTGGGCTACGGCGATGTGGGCAAGGGCTCGGCGGCGTCGCTGCGCCAGGAAGGCATGATCGTCAAGATCGCCGAAATCGATCCGATCTGCGCCATGCAGGCGTGCATGGATGGCTATGAAGTGGTCTCGCCCTATGCCAATGGCATCAACCGCGGCCAGGAGAGCGTCAACCGTGAGCTGCTCTCGCGCATCGACCTGGTGGTGACCTGTACCGGCAACATCCAGGCCTGCGACGCGGCCATGCTCGAGGCGCTCAAGCCCGGTGCGGTGGTGTGCAACATCGGCCACTTCGACAACGAGATCGACACCGCTTACATGCGTCGCCACTGGCACTGGGAGGAGGTCAAGCCACAGGTGCACAAGGTCTACCGCGACAGCACGCCGGGCCACTACGACCCTGCCAGCAGCGATTACCTGCTGCTGCTCTCCGAAGGTCGCTTGGTCAACCTGGGCAATGCCACTGGACACCCGTCGCGGGTCATGGATGGCTCCTTCGCCAACCAGGTGCTGGCGCAGATCCATCTCTACCAGCAGCGATTCGCCGACTTGCCGCCGGCCGACAAGCAGGGCGGCCTGGCGGTGACCGTGCTGCCGCGCCATCTCGACGAAGAGGTGGCGCGCTACATGGTCGAGGGCTTCGGTGGGGTGCTCACGCGCATGACCGAACAACAGGCGGAATACACCGGGGTACCGGTCGAAGGCCCCTACAAGCCGGACGCCTACCGCTACTGA
- a CDS encoding four-helix bundle copper-binding protein — MDFGHYKSCIEACHVCAAYCDRCATSCLQEDDVKMMAECVRLDMQCAQICRLAASFMAQGSEYAKQLCRLCADICKACGDECAKHEAEHCQECAKACHRCAEECTAMATQ; from the coding sequence ATGGATTTTGGTCACTACAAGTCGTGCATCGAAGCCTGCCATGTCTGTGCCGCTTACTGCGACCGCTGCGCTACTTCATGCCTGCAGGAGGATGACGTCAAGATGATGGCGGAGTGTGTCCGCCTCGATATGCAGTGTGCGCAGATCTGCCGGCTGGCGGCCTCCTTCATGGCCCAGGGCAGCGAATATGCCAAGCAGCTGTGTCGCCTATGCGCCGACATCTGCAAAGCCTGTGGCGATGAGTGTGCCAAGCACGAGGCCGAGCATTGTCAGGAGTGTGCCAAGGCGTGCCATCGCTGTGCCGAGGAGTGCACCGCCATGGCGACACAGTAA
- a CDS encoding DUF6152 family protein — protein MRRQAKWLLALVILLFLVPAQAHHGWVGGETIEIEGTITQVRLGNPHGEVQLDVDGETWTVEVGQPWRNERAGLAEGDLAEGVELRVSGEHAGERLLKAEQLWIGEERYVLYPGRI, from the coding sequence ATGCGCCGCCAGGCAAAGTGGCTATTAGCCCTCGTCATACTGTTGTTCCTCGTACCGGCCCAGGCCCACCATGGCTGGGTGGGTGGCGAAACCATCGAGATAGAAGGCACCATCACTCAGGTACGACTGGGCAACCCTCACGGCGAGGTGCAACTCGACGTGGATGGCGAGACTTGGACCGTGGAAGTCGGCCAGCCTTGGCGCAACGAGCGAGCAGGGCTGGCGGAGGGTGATCTCGCCGAGGGCGTGGAGCTGCGGGTCTCCGGCGAACATGCCGGGGAACGGCTGCTGAAGGCCGAGCAGCTGTGGATCGGCGAGGAGCGCTATGTCCTCTACCCCGGCAGGATCTGA